A window of Xylophilus sp. GW821-FHT01B05 contains these coding sequences:
- a CDS encoding tripartite tricarboxylate transporter TctB family protein: protein MNSTDPLAAEAAPGAATPASTWPQTLVGVGVLLTGLGLGFGAINISSDAGYGGVGPNFLPWLMAAALTVCGALIIWEARSGGFRELEAPSGAERGYWPGFIWVSAGLLTNAALITNIGFILSCTLCYTLAVQGLRRAAGQPAGQPRVWVTDIVSGLLISAPVFWAFTQFLAINLPGLTNTGWF from the coding sequence ATGAACTCCACAGACCCTCTCGCGGCAGAGGCGGCGCCGGGCGCCGCGACACCCGCATCTACCTGGCCCCAGACCCTGGTCGGCGTTGGCGTGCTGCTGACCGGCCTGGGTCTGGGTTTTGGCGCGATCAACATCTCGTCGGACGCGGGCTATGGCGGCGTCGGGCCCAACTTCTTGCCCTGGCTGATGGCTGCGGCGCTGACCGTGTGCGGCGCCCTGATCATCTGGGAGGCGCGCTCTGGCGGCTTCCGCGAGCTGGAGGCGCCTTCGGGGGCCGAGCGCGGCTACTGGCCCGGCTTCATCTGGGTGTCGGCCGGGCTGCTGACCAATGCGGCGCTGATCACCAACATCGGCTTCATCCTGAGCTGCACGCTGTGCTACACGCTGGCGGTGCAGGGACTGCGCCGCGCCGCGGGCCAGCCGGCCGGGCAGCCGCGGGTGTGGGTGACGGACATCGTCAGCGGCCTGCTGATCTCGGCGCCGGTGTTCTGGGCTTTCACGCAGTTCCTGGCGATCAATCTGCCGGGCCTGACCAACACCGGATGGTTTTGA
- a CDS encoding tripartite tricarboxylate transporter substrate-binding protein codes for MRRATFLKSMAALTAAGMLPLAARAGGNFKMMLPANPGGGWDTTGRALGKALHEAKVADTVTYDNKGGAAGAIGLAQFVNGSKGDPNALMVMGAVMLGGIITGKPPVNLSQATPIARITSEYNVFVLPANSPFKTMADVVAQLKKDPGSVKWGGGSRGSTEHIAAAMIARAVGVDPAKINYVAFRGGGEATAAILGGNVTIGGSGFSEFAEYISVGKMHPVAVTSAERLQGVDVPTLKEQGIAVEIGNWRGVYGAPGITPAQRQVLVDGVLAALKTPAWAEAVKKNEWTPAVLTGDAFGKFVDEEFASLRDTMTKAGMVAA; via the coding sequence ATGCGTCGCGCTACCTTCCTCAAGTCCATGGCCGCACTGACGGCAGCCGGCATGCTGCCGCTGGCCGCCCGCGCTGGCGGCAACTTCAAGATGATGCTGCCGGCCAATCCTGGCGGTGGCTGGGACACCACGGGCCGCGCGCTCGGCAAGGCGCTGCACGAGGCCAAGGTGGCCGATACCGTCACCTATGACAACAAGGGCGGCGCGGCCGGCGCCATCGGCCTGGCGCAGTTCGTCAACGGCAGCAAGGGCGACCCCAACGCGCTGATGGTGATGGGCGCCGTGATGCTGGGCGGCATCATCACCGGCAAGCCGCCGGTCAACCTGTCGCAGGCCACGCCCATCGCCCGCATCACCAGCGAATACAACGTGTTCGTGCTGCCGGCCAATTCGCCCTTCAAGACCATGGCCGACGTGGTGGCCCAGCTGAAGAAGGACCCGGGCAGCGTCAAGTGGGGCGGCGGCTCGCGCGGCTCCACCGAGCACATCGCTGCGGCCATGATCGCCCGCGCCGTGGGCGTGGACCCGGCCAAGATCAACTACGTTGCCTTCCGTGGCGGCGGCGAGGCCACGGCCGCCATCCTGGGTGGCAACGTCACCATCGGCGGCAGCGGCTTCAGCGAGTTTGCCGAGTACATCTCGGTTGGCAAGATGCATCCGGTGGCGGTCACCTCGGCCGAGCGCCTGCAGGGCGTTGATGTGCCCACGCTCAAGGAGCAGGGCATTGCCGTGGAGATCGGCAACTGGCGCGGCGTCTACGGCGCGCCCGGCATCACGCCCGCGCAGCGTCAGGTACTGGTCGACGGCGTGCTGGCCGCGCTCAAGACCCCGGCCTGGGCCGAGGCCGTCAAGAAGAACGAATGGACCCCGGCCGTGTTGACGGGCGATGCCTTCGGCAAGTTTGTGGATGAGGAATTTGCGAGCTTGCGCGACACCATGACGAAGGCCGGCATGGTCGCTGCATAA
- a CDS encoding response regulator — protein MQVLIVEDDTVLRSTLERTFSRRGMAVRVESDGRTALANWAAAPPDVVVLDLSLPGMDGLEVLAAARRRGLDTPVLLLTARGTVGDRVMGLNAGADDYLPKPFDLDELEARVRALTRRRAAPGSAEPLPDAGVATVGALRHDKLDGAIYHRDQPMELTPRELALLQTLMAQPGHAVSKERLFELVFPGETDVQYEAIEVVVYRLRKKLAGTGTTLMTLRGLGYLLKAAT, from the coding sequence ATGCAAGTTCTGATCGTGGAAGACGACACCGTCCTGCGCAGCACCCTCGAGCGCACCTTCTCCCGCCGTGGCATGGCCGTGCGGGTGGAATCCGACGGCCGCACCGCCCTGGCCAACTGGGCCGCCGCCCCGCCCGACGTCGTGGTGCTGGACCTGAGCCTGCCCGGCATGGACGGCCTGGAGGTGCTGGCCGCCGCGCGCCGCCGCGGCCTGGATACGCCCGTGCTGCTGCTGACCGCGCGCGGCACCGTGGGCGACCGCGTCATGGGCCTGAACGCCGGCGCCGACGACTACCTGCCCAAGCCCTTTGACCTGGACGAGCTGGAGGCCCGCGTGCGCGCCCTCACCCGCCGCCGCGCCGCCCCCGGCAGCGCAGAGCCGCTGCCGGACGCCGGCGTGGCCACCGTCGGCGCGCTGCGGCACGACAAGCTGGACGGCGCCATCTACCACCGCGACCAGCCCATGGAGCTCACCCCGCGCGAGCTGGCCCTGCTGCAAACATTGATGGCCCAGCCCGGCCATGCGGTGTCGAAAGAGCGCCTGTTCGAGCTGGTGTTTCCCGGCGAAACCGATGTGCAGTACGAGGCCATCGAGGTCGTCGTCTACCGCCTGCGCAAAAAGCTGGCCGGCACCGGCACCACGCTGATGACGCTGCGCGGCCTGGGCTATCTGCTCAAGGCGGCCACATGA
- a CDS encoding sensor histidine kinase N-terminal domain-containing protein, which translates to MNMARGRPSSLRRRLLLGILLPVVALIAFNTANLYRQALAAVHTAYDRTLLAAAKSISEELDVQGFDDQAVLRATVPYSAQEAFEADNESRLFYRVSDNQGRLVSGFDELPFWRGRIPDRPPYAALVTFYDDHFRGRDVRVAVLLQPVASAQGRAMAVIQVAETLELRHTLARQILVQTLQGQAGLVLVIALVVLLVVQRATQPVRALSATLQARPEGELTPIAAPDAPRELLPLVDATNAVMARLRLLLEHQRRFMRDAAHQLRTPLAVLKVQTQSALRGDMPPLQALQEIHTTVDRATALANQMLSLAKVEQSHPEDAAPVLDLSDIARDMALELSPLLAEKDLDFSIATVPAPVRAHDWMLRELVRNLLHNAIRHSPPGAPLAVSVVADGRTAALTIADNGPGLPPELQDRLFQPFAGMAPGGSGLGLAICHEIVRVLGGSITLENREQHSTVTGVDACVRLPLAGVGLPPTDTPALG; encoded by the coding sequence ATGAACATGGCCCGGGGCCGGCCCAGTTCGCTGCGCCGGCGCCTGCTGCTGGGCATCCTGCTGCCGGTGGTGGCGCTGATCGCCTTCAACACCGCCAATCTCTACCGCCAGGCGCTGGCCGCCGTGCACACCGCCTATGACCGCACCCTGCTGGCGGCGGCCAAATCGATCAGCGAAGAGCTGGACGTGCAAGGCTTTGACGACCAGGCCGTGCTGCGCGCCACCGTGCCCTATTCAGCCCAGGAAGCCTTCGAGGCCGACAACGAAAGCCGCTTGTTCTACCGCGTCTCCGACAACCAGGGCCGCCTGGTCTCGGGCTTTGACGAGCTGCCCTTCTGGCGTGGCCGCATCCCTGACCGGCCGCCCTATGCGGCGCTGGTCACCTTCTACGACGATCACTTTCGTGGCCGCGACGTGCGCGTGGCCGTGCTGCTGCAACCCGTGGCCAGCGCCCAGGGCCGCGCCATGGCCGTGATCCAGGTGGCAGAAACGCTCGAGCTGCGCCACACGCTGGCGCGCCAGATCCTGGTCCAAACACTGCAGGGCCAGGCCGGCCTGGTGCTGGTGATTGCGCTGGTGGTGCTGCTGGTGGTGCAGCGCGCCACGCAGCCAGTGCGCGCCCTCAGCGCCACGCTGCAGGCCCGCCCGGAAGGCGAACTGACGCCCATCGCCGCCCCAGACGCCCCGCGCGAACTACTGCCCCTGGTAGACGCCACCAACGCCGTCATGGCCCGGCTGCGCCTGCTGCTGGAGCACCAGCGCCGCTTCATGCGCGACGCCGCCCACCAGCTGCGCACGCCGCTGGCCGTGCTCAAGGTGCAGACCCAATCGGCCCTGCGCGGCGACATGCCGCCACTGCAGGCGCTGCAAGAGATCCACACCACGGTAGACCGCGCCACCGCCCTGGCCAACCAGATGCTGTCGCTGGCCAAGGTCGAGCAATCGCACCCCGAAGACGCCGCGCCGGTGCTGGACCTGTCCGACATCGCGCGCGACATGGCGCTGGAGCTGTCGCCATTGCTGGCCGAGAAAGACCTGGATTTCTCCATCGCCACCGTGCCCGCGCCGGTGCGCGCGCACGACTGGATGCTGCGCGAGCTGGTGCGCAACCTGCTGCACAACGCCATCCGCCACAGCCCACCGGGCGCACCACTGGCCGTGAGCGTGGTGGCCGATGGCCGCACCGCCGCCCTCACCATCGCCGACAACGGCCCCGGCCTGCCGCCCGAGCTGCAAGACCGCCTGTTCCAGCCCTTTGCCGGCATGGCGCCCGGCGGCTCCGGCCTGGGCCTGGCGATCTGCCACGAGATCGTGCGCGTGCTGGGCGGCAGCATCACGCTGGAGAACCGCGAGCAACATTCCACCGTCACCGGCGTAGACGCCTGCGTGCGCCTGCCGCTGGCCGGCGTAGGCCTGCCGCCGACCGACACGCCGGCGCTTGGCTGA
- a CDS encoding S4 domain-containing protein, with amino-acid sequence MNPPDTLRLDKWLWSARFYKTRGLAVEEIGKGRVQVNGASAKPSRDVRPGDTIAVRQGPLQRTVVVRALSALRGSATVAQQLYEETPDSLQAREQAAEQRRLAPEPADTLTQGRPTKRNRREIERSHDWGERWSASVDE; translated from the coding sequence ATGAATCCACCCGACACGCTGCGCCTGGACAAATGGCTCTGGAGCGCCCGCTTCTACAAAACCCGCGGCCTGGCCGTTGAAGAAATCGGCAAGGGCCGCGTGCAGGTCAACGGCGCATCCGCCAAGCCTTCGCGCGACGTGCGCCCCGGCGACACCATCGCCGTGCGCCAAGGCCCGCTGCAGCGCACCGTCGTCGTCCGCGCCCTCAGCGCCCTGCGCGGCTCCGCCACTGTCGCCCAGCAGCTCTACGAGGAAACGCCCGACAGCCTGCAGGCCCGCGAGCAAGCCGCCGAACAGCGCCGCCTGGCCCCCGAACCCGCAGACACCCTCACCCAGGGCCGCCCCACCAAGCGCAACCGCCGCGAGATCGAGCGCAGCCATGACTGGGGCGAGCGCTGGAGCGCATCGGTGGATGAGTAA
- a CDS encoding response regulator, with protein sequence MTLKIYLIEDDEEARDALTALLRQALPVEIVGFGDNELGVTHWLSSHDRDWDLAIVDLQLRQGSGFAALQWCATRLPEQKVVVLSNLVSDDARARCVALGADAVFDKASEIEALVGYCQGLGATGAT encoded by the coding sequence ATGACGCTCAAAATCTACCTGATCGAAGACGACGAAGAAGCGCGCGACGCCCTCACCGCGCTGCTGCGGCAAGCCCTGCCGGTAGAGATCGTGGGCTTTGGCGACAACGAGCTGGGCGTCACCCACTGGCTCTCCAGCCACGACCGCGACTGGGACCTGGCCATCGTCGACCTGCAACTGCGCCAAGGCAGCGGCTTTGCCGCTCTGCAGTGGTGCGCCACCCGCCTGCCGGAACAAAAAGTGGTGGTGCTCAGCAACCTGGTCTCCGACGACGCCCGCGCGCGCTGCGTGGCGCTGGGGGCGGATGCGGTGTTTGACAAGGCTTCGGAGATTGAGGCGCTGGTGGGGTACTGCCAGGGGCTGGGGGCGACGGGCGCGACCTGA